The Haloarcula laminariae genomic sequence CCGGTTGCGAAACCACGGGGCCGTCGCGGGCACGTACCGCGGTGAGATGCGGGTCAACGGCGAGACGGTGAACACCACGACGGTGACGGTTCCGGCGAACGGGACCGCGGACGCCACTATCTCCCACAGCGTGACCGAGCCCGGTCAGTACCGGCTCGCGGTCAACGAGACCAGCGTCGGCTCCGTGTTCATCCCCTCCGAACAGTTCGACGACGCACAACAGACCGGCACGGCAGCGACGGGGGGCGGGCCGATAGTGGGCGGCGGTGACGACCCACTTCCGGACGCCGTCCCTGCGACCGTCCTGGGTGTCAACACGGTGTATCTCGTCGGCGGTCTCGTCATCGCGCTGGGCGCGTTCGTCGTCATCCTGCTCCTGTTGCGCGGGGGCGGCGACGGCGGGGGCGGTCGCCCGGACGACTTCGACCCCTGGTAGCCCCGGAGAGCAACCCTTTTTGTGCCAGTGTCCCGAGGACCGGATATGGAGTGGCCACACGACCCCGACGGTGAAGAGGGAAGCGAGGGCCGGCGCAAGTACGGACACGCCATCCTCGCGAAGAAGATAGACGAAGACGAGGACTTCCCGCTCTCTGCCGAGGAGTACGTCTCGGCGTACGGCGACCACCCCGTCCGAATCGACTACGAGACGGTCGTCAGCGTCGCGGACATCTTCGACCACGTCGACGAATCGGAGTTCGCGGACTTCCCCGAGTTCCACCGGGCGCTCGGCGAAGCGCTCCGCGAGGCGGACCTGTGGCCGTACCGGCTGCAACACGCCTGATACGGGACGCCGTCGCTCGCCTCCACGGGCGAAATCATCCGGCCAGTGACATCAGAGCCGAACGCTAGCGCTCCGTGCGACCCTGTTTCGATACATCAATACCGGTCGGGTCCTAAACGTCGGTAGTGACGAACACGCAGGTAACGCACATCCAGATCGACAACTACGGCCCGTGGACAGTGACGCCCGAGCCGCGCCGCGAAGTCGACCTCCAGACGCTGCAATCGCGGCTGTACGCCGACCTCGCGCAGCTGTTCGGCAACCGGGACGGCTACATCTTCTTCTCGCGGTTCGACAACATGATCGCCGTGAGCAACGGGCTCGACGAGGCCGACCACGCGCTCATCCAGGAGTCCATCGGGAACCGCTACCCCGTGACGATGAGCCTCTCGGTCGCGACGGGGACGACGCCGGTGTCGGCGCTCGGAACGGCCACCGAACAGCTCCAGGCGGCCGGTAGTGCACAGGACGAGGGTCGCCGTGAGGTCTTGCGCGGCCAGACCATCGAGGAGGAGTTCCGGACCGAGTCGGACGTCCAGCTGGCCCACTTCGACGTCGACGACGCGACGGAGAAGTACACCGACCAGCTCAACGAGTTCGACACGTTCATCCAGATAGAACAGGGCTACGCCGCGCTCATGAAGTACATGCGGGAGGCCCACGATTCGCTCTCCTTCTTCGTTGGCGGGGACAACGTCATCGCGGTGTGTCCCGACCTCGACGAGGCGGCCTACCGGGACGCCTGTACCCACGTCAGGGAGGCAGTCGACGTCGAGCTCAAGGTCGGCGTCGGTCGTGCGCGGGCGCCCGCCGATGCCGGCATGGACGCGAAACACGCGCTCGAAGAGTGCCGGGCCGAGGGAACGACAGTGGTGTTCAAAGAGTAGCATAGCCGAAGGAAGGGAAATTGCGACAGGCGGGCGTGGTGACCAGCGGGCCGCCGGCGACAGCGGGTCCCGTCAGCGGACACACGCCGTTGGTATTCGGTAGCACGCATCATAACCCTGTCGGAGGTAGCTTTTAGACGGCTTCGTGCCATACGTTCACGCATGCACGACCCGATATCCGTCCGGGAGGTGATGAACCGTGAGTACGTCGGTGCGAGCGCGTCGGACGGGCTCGTCGAGACGGCGGAGCTGTTGGTTCGCGAAGGCGAGGCGGTGGCGCTCGTCCTGCAAGGGACCGACACGGTCGCTGTCGTCACCCGGGCAGATATCCTCGGCTATCTCGTTTCGGAAGGGGACCCGGAGACCGCGACAGTCGAGGACGTGATGACGGAATCGTACCCGTCCGTCGGCCCGGAGGCGCGGTTGCCGGAGGCGCGTGACCGGATGGCGACCAACTCGACACAGTGGGTCGTCGTCGAGGACGGGGAACCGCTGGGGACGCTGACCGGACAGGACATCCTCTCGTCGGTCCGCCTGGAGAGCGAGGCTACCGAGCAACCGGAAGCGGTCGCCCAGGTGGCGACGCCCGAACAGGCGACCGCCGACGGTACCACGGCCACGGAGGACTCCTTCGAGGAGCAGGGCATCTGTTCGGCCTGTGGCACGCTCACCCGGTCGCTCGCGTCGCTGAACGGCCAGTTGCTCTGTGCGGACTGCCGGGACGTGTAGCCGACACAAGCGTTTTGCGACCGTGGTACGCATTCCCGCCGTGGACATCACGACCCCGTCGACGGAGCTGACCGACCGCCTCACCGAGATGTGGGTCGAACTCGCCAGGGACCAGCGGGACTACGGCTCGCATCTCCTGGGGCCCGAGAACCGGGCCGTCATCCGTGAGACCGTGGTCCAGCGCATCGTCTCGGACAACCTCCTCGTGGCCCGCCAAGACGATGCTGTCGTCGGTTTCGTCATGTTCAGCGTCGACCGCGGCCGGTACGACCAGGACGTGACGGCCGGGCTCGTCGAGAACATCTACGTCGTGCCGGCGGCGCGGCGGGACGGTGTCGGGAGCGCGCTCCTGCGGGCCGCCGAGGAACGGTTGGTCGACGGCGGCGCGACGGTGATACAGCTGGAGGCGATGGCCGAAAACGACGCGGCCCGACAGTTCTACGCCGCCCACGGGTACGCCCCCCACCGGCTGGAGCTCGAGAAGTCGACCGAAAACGACACGGCTTAAAACGTCCCCCCACAACGGTCGGACGCGCCAGGGGAGCTTGGGTGGTCCAAGCACTCGACTTGTAATCGAGAGTTCGTGGGTTCAAATCCCACCCCTGGCTCTGGTCCTTTTGCGCGGGCCTCTCGAATCGATTCCGAACGTTCGGTCGAACGGAACGGGTTCCAGTTTCATAGACAACCAAGCTATGCTGAGCGGTGGAGACGAGCTTACAGCGTGATATCGTTCCGGGACAGCAGCGGGACGACCAAAGGGGTCCGCCGTGCCAGTGGCCGCTTTCCGGCGTGAGCGAGTTGGGTGGAAACCGGGTCGGCGACTACGGGAGGGCGGCGCGTCTGGTGGGCTGTAAGGAGAACAGGTGGTGTGGATGTTCGGCGCTTTCACGGACAGACCAACCGCCGGAACCAATTCCTGAATCTTAACATTGTTACCCGGATAGACGTGTGTATGGCAAATGATACGCCGGCATACGAGTTCAAAGAACGGGACGTCTATATCCTCAGAGAGCTTGCCAAAAACTCTAGCATCTCCTCCCGGGAACTCGCCGAAATCCTCGAAGACGAGTACGGTATCGATGTCTCGTACGTCACCGTCAACGAGTCCATCCGGAACATGCGTGAGGCGGGCGTGTTCCGGGAGGCAATCGTTCCCAACGAGGAGTATTTCATATTCGAACTGTTCGAATTCAAGTTCAACCCCGAGTATTTCGCGGACGAGTGGCGCGAGACGATGGAGCACATCCGCGGCGACGAACACACACTCATGTACTTCCTGTCGGACGGCGAGTACCAGTGGAAGTCCATCATGCTATTTCCCACGCGCGAACACGGCGAGCGCTGGCTCCACGAGTTCTACAAGAACCACGGCAAGACAGTGCTGAACGTCCGAACAAGCGTGATGACGAACGTCCTGGAGTTCGGCGCCAGCCCCGAGCTCTTCGATTACCTCGACGGCGACGACGACTACCAGTTCTAGCCGCGCGGCGCTACTCCTCGACGGGCAGCGACCCGTACTCCGACTCGAAGCGCTCGACGAGCCGTCGCTTGTTGTATTTCCCGGTTGTCGTCTTCGGCACCTCGTCGATGAACTCGAAGCGGTCCGGGAGCCACCACTTCGGGAACTCCGCGAGCAAGTGGTCGCGGAGGCCCTCAGCGGTCACGTCGTCCGCTGCGACGACGTACGCCACCGGGCGTTCCTGCCACTTCTCGTGTGGGACGCCGATGACGGTGGCTTCCTCGATTCCATCGTGGCCGACGATCGCGTTCTCCAGTTCGATGCTGGAAATCCACTCGCCGCCGCTCTTGATGACGTCATCGAGCCTGTCGACCACGTCGATGTTGCCGTACTCGTCGATAGTGGCGACGTCGCCGCTCCGGAACCACCCGTCGCCCGTGAACGAGGCCTTTGTCGCGTCGGGCCGCTGGTAGTACTCGCCGGCGAGCCACGGGGCTCGCGCCTGCACTTCGCCGGGCGTCTCGCCGTCGTGGGGCACCGATTCGCCGGTCTCGTCGCGGAGCCGAACCTGGACGCCCGGCGCCGGGATGCCCGCTTTCATCCGGAGGCGGTCCCGTTCCTCTTCGGGCAGTTCCCGCATCTCCGTCGTCATCAGTGTGTTCGCGAGGTGGGGCGATGCCTCCGTCATCCCGTATCCCTGACCGATGGGCGCGTCGTAGACCTCCTCGAACTTCCGGATGAGCGACGCCGGCGGGGAGCTCCCGCCGATGAGCACGTCCTGTAGCGAGTCCAGCACGTCCGGGCCGAGGTCGGCGGATCCCTCGATGACGCGGTCGACCTCCAGCCAGACGGTCGGCACCGCGGCCGCGACGGTGACTGCCTCCTCCCGTATCAGCGGGATGAGTTCGTCCGGGTCGGTCCGCTGGCCCGGGAGCACGATTTTCGCGCCGGTGAACGTCGTCGTGTACGGGAGCCCCCAGCCGTTGACGTGGAACATCGGCACCACCGGCATTACGGTGTCGTTCTCGCTGACGCCGAACACGTCGACGTGGCTGTGCATCAGCGTGTGGAGAAACTGGCCACGATGCGTGTACTGGACGCCCTTCGGCAGGCCGGTAGTGCCGGACGTGTAACAGAGCGCGCTTTCGGTTTCCTCGTCGATAGCGGGCCAGTCGTAGTCGGTGTCGTAGCCGTCGATGAACGACTCGTAGTCGGTGACCGGCTCCAGCGACGTGTCCGGCACGTCGCTTCGGTCGCCGAGAATCACGTACTGCTCGACGGTGTCGAGCTCGTCAGCCACGGATTCGAGCACGCCCACGAACTGCGGGTCGACGAACATCAGTCGGTCCTGGGCCTCCTCGATGATCTCGACGAGGTGGTGTTCCGGCAGCCGGTGGTTCACCATGTGGATGCTGCGCGCGCTGCAGGACGGTCCGAAGTAGAGCTCGAAGTGCCGGTAGTGGTTGACCGCCATCACGCCCGACCGGTCGCCGTCCGCCATCCCGTAGTCGTCCAGCGCGTGTGCGAGCTGACTGATGCGCTCGTAGGCGTCGCCGTACGTGTAGCGGTGGGTGCTACCGTCGGGGAGCGCGGTGACGATCTCTTTGTGGTCGAAGAGGTCTCGGGCGCGTTCAAGGAACTTCGTTATCGTGAGGTCGTAGTCCATTGTCATGCTGTATCATCCCGCGGAGTGAATCGATAAAACACCCTGTTCTGGTCGGTCGGGCCGTCGATGTCCACGACCTGCAGCGTGACGGGGTCGCCGATAGCGAGGTCGTCGTAGTCGACGCCGTCGATGCGGGCGGACAACTGGATGTCGATGCCGTCCAGGTCGACGACGCCCGTGACGAACGGCGTGTCCATCCCGAGCGGGCCGCCGCCCCTGACGGCGGCGAACGCAAACAGTGTCCCTTCGTGGGGCAGCGAGACGTATTCGAGGTCGTCGCTCGTACACTCGGGACAGACGACCCGCGGCGGGAAGTGACGCTCGCCGCAGTCCCGACACGCCGTCGTCGACAGCGACCCGTCGCGGAGGCGGTCGTAGAACTCGTGAATCCGAGTGTTGTCGGCGTCCTGCAGGTCGTAGAAGTCGAGCAGACGCGGCATCTCGATGGTCTCGGGCACCGAGACCGTCGTCCGCGGCGGTTCGTCGTCGGTGTGGTCGGTGTCGTCGGTCATTGTGGGTCCCTCGCGAGCGTCATCACGCTGTGGACGCTGCCGCTGCCGCTGAGATTGTGGATGAGGCCGGTCTCCGGGCTGTCCGGCACCTGTCGGGCGGCGTCGACCTCGCCGGTGAACTGCTTGTACACTTCGAGCGCTTGCGAGACGCCGGTCGCACCCAGCGGGTGTCCACAGCCCAGGAGTCCGCCGCGGGGGTTGACGGCGATATCACCGTCGAGTTCGCTGCGCCCGTCTTCGATGAACTGACCGCCCTCGCCTTTCTCCACCCAGCCGAGGTCCTCGTACTCGATGATTTCGCTGATGGAGAAGCAGTCGTGAATCTCCGCGACGTCGAGCTCCTCGACCGGGTCGTCGATGCCCGCCTGCTCGTAGGCCTGCTCGGCGGCCTCCGTCGCCTGGGGCCACGCCGACAGCGACGGGAGGTTGTTGATGGAGTTGCTCGCCATGCAGGACTGCCCGCTGCCCGTGACGTACGCCGCGGTGTCAGTGAGCTCGCGGGCCTTCTCCTCGCTGACGAGCAGGAGGCCGGCGGCGCCGTCCGTGATGCCGCTGCAGTCCAGCAGGCACAGCGGCGGCGCGACCGGGTACGAGTCCAGCACGTCGTCGACGTCGACCTCCTGCTGGAACTGCGCGTACGGGTTGTTCGCGGCGTGGCGCTTGTTCTTCGCGCTCACCTTCGCGAGTTGTTCGCGGGTGGTGCCGTACTCGTGCATGTGGCGCTGGGCGAACATCGAGAAGAACGACGGCGCGTTCAGGCCGTTGACACCGTCGAACTCGCGGTCGAGCACGTTCGTCATGCCCGATTGGGTCTCCTCCATGTGGTCGTCGCCGAGGTTCATCTTCTCGACGCCGAGCACGAGCGCGACGTCTATCTGGCCGGCGGCGATGGCGAGCCACGCGTACCGCAGCGCAGCCTGACCGCTCGCACACGCCAGCTCCGTTCGGGATATCATCTTCGAGGCGTGGACGCCCAGGAGCTCGGCCGCGAGCGGCGCGACGTGGCTCTGGAAGGCGAACCGCTCGGGCTGGACCGCGCCGAGGAACAGCCCCTCGACGTCGTCCGGCCCGAGCCCGTCCACGTCGTCGAAGGTGGCCTTCCCGGCCTCCTGTGCGAGGTCCTTCCACGTCGCCTCGCGCTTGCCCCAGTCCGCGTGTCCGCCGCCGACGACCGCAGCGTTCCGGGTCATCACTCGAACTCCGGTTCGCGGTCGTCTCTGAACGCCGTCACGCCCTCGATCATGTCATCCGTGGTCGTGAGGAGGCCAAAGGCCTGGCTCTCGGAGTCGAGGCCGGCCTGCAGGCTGGCGTCCTGTCCGTCGTCGATGACGCGCTTTGCGACCTTCAGCGCCGTCTTCGGGCCGTTCGCGAGGTCGTCGACGAACTCCTCGACGACCTCGTCGAACTCCGCTTCGGGGACGGCGCGGTTGAGCAGCCCCCAGTCGGCGGCGCGCTCGGCGGAGAGCTGCTCGCCGCGGAAGACGAGCTCCTTCGCGCGGCCCTCGCCGACGATACGCGTGAGCCGCTGGGTGCCGCCGCCGCCCGGGATGAGCCCGAGATTGATTTCGGGCGCGCCCAGCGAGGAGTCGGCCGTCGCGAGCCGGAGGTCGCAGGCGAGCGCGATTTCGAAGCCCGCCCCCAGGCAGAAGCCGTCGATGCGCGCGAGCGTCGGACGCTCGAACTTGTCGATGGCCTGAATCGTCTCGTCGACGTCCATCAGCTCGGTCGGCTCAGAGGCCATGAACCCCGTGATGTCCGCACCGGAGCTGAACGCCTGCCCGGCGCCCGAGAACACCACGCAGGACACCTCGTCGGTGTCGGCGTTGTCGAGAGCCTCCTTCACCTCGCCGAACATCGTCTCGGAGAACGCGTTCAGCCGCTCCGGGCGGTCGAACTCGATTTCGAGGACGCCGCGTTCGGTGAGTTCCTTGTTGATGTACTGGTAGGGGCCGTCGCCGGTGTAGTCGTGGAAACCGCGGCCGGCGTCGACGCCCGTGTGGCCGTCCTCGACGAGCTCCACGAGGTACTCCGCGGGTGCGAACCGCTCCGAGCCCGTCTCCTCGTGGAGCGTGCGGAGCTTCTCGAGTACGGTGTCGAGACCGAGCTGGTCGCCGAGTCGGCAGGCGCCCTCGGGGAAACGCGCGCCGAGGCGGCTCCCGAGGTCGATGTCGTCCGGGGTCGCGACACCGCCGCCGACGAGCTTCGCGGCCTCGTTGACCATCCGCGCCTCGATGCGGAGCCAGTCGAACCCGTCGCCGTCGCCGGGCTCGTAGTTCGGGCCCTCGCCCTCCCAGTCGTAGAACCCCCGTCCGGTCTTCTTCCCGAGGTGGTCCGCGTCGACCTTCTCCGCGATGGCGGGCGGCGAGTCCAGGTCCGTGTCCTCCCGGAAGTGGTAGGCGATGTCGATGCCCGTGTAGTCCGCGAGCTCGAACGGCCCCATCGGGTAGCCCCGCTGGTAGACCATCGCCGCGTCGGCCCGCTGAATCGTGGTCTCGTCGCCCGAGAGCATCCACGCCGCCTCCTCGATGAACGGCAGCATGACGTTGTTCACGATGAAGCCGTGCACGTCGCGCTTGACGTCGATGGCGCGCTTGTCGAGGTCGTCGACGAACGCGTGGATGGCTTCGAGGGTCGCCTCGCTGGTCCGCTCGCCGTGGACGACCTCCACGAGGTCCATCTTCACGGGCGGGTT encodes the following:
- a CDS encoding DUF5785 family protein, translating into MEWPHDPDGEEGSEGRRKYGHAILAKKIDEDEDFPLSAEEYVSAYGDHPVRIDYETVVSVADIFDHVDESEFADFPEFHRALGEALREADLWPYRLQHA
- a CDS encoding GTP cyclohydrolase III encodes the protein MTNTQVTHIQIDNYGPWTVTPEPRREVDLQTLQSRLYADLAQLFGNRDGYIFFSRFDNMIAVSNGLDEADHALIQESIGNRYPVTMSLSVATGTTPVSALGTATEQLQAAGSAQDEGRREVLRGQTIEEEFRTESDVQLAHFDVDDATEKYTDQLNEFDTFIQIEQGYAALMKYMREAHDSLSFFVGGDNVIAVCPDLDEAAYRDACTHVREAVDVELKVGVGRARAPADAGMDAKHALEECRAEGTTVVFKE
- a CDS encoding CBS domain-containing protein, which produces MHDPISVREVMNREYVGASASDGLVETAELLVREGEAVALVLQGTDTVAVVTRADILGYLVSEGDPETATVEDVMTESYPSVGPEARLPEARDRMATNSTQWVVVEDGEPLGTLTGQDILSSVRLESEATEQPEAVAQVATPEQATADGTTATEDSFEEQGICSACGTLTRSLASLNGQLLCADCRDV
- a CDS encoding GNAT family N-acetyltransferase, with protein sequence MDITTPSTELTDRLTEMWVELARDQRDYGSHLLGPENRAVIRETVVQRIVSDNLLVARQDDAVVGFVMFSVDRGRYDQDVTAGLVENIYVVPAARRDGVGSALLRAAEERLVDGGATVIQLEAMAENDAARQFYAAHGYAPHRLELEKSTENDTA
- a CDS encoding winged helix-turn-helix domain-containing protein is translated as MANDTPAYEFKERDVYILRELAKNSSISSRELAEILEDEYGIDVSYVTVNESIRNMREAGVFREAIVPNEEYFIFELFEFKFNPEYFADEWRETMEHIRGDEHTLMYFLSDGEYQWKSIMLFPTREHGERWLHEFYKNHGKTVLNVRTSVMTNVLEFGASPELFDYLDGDDDYQF
- a CDS encoding long-chain fatty acid--CoA ligase; the encoded protein is MDYDLTITKFLERARDLFDHKEIVTALPDGSTHRYTYGDAYERISQLAHALDDYGMADGDRSGVMAVNHYRHFELYFGPSCSARSIHMVNHRLPEHHLVEIIEEAQDRLMFVDPQFVGVLESVADELDTVEQYVILGDRSDVPDTSLEPVTDYESFIDGYDTDYDWPAIDEETESALCYTSGTTGLPKGVQYTHRGQFLHTLMHSHVDVFGVSENDTVMPVVPMFHVNGWGLPYTTTFTGAKIVLPGQRTDPDELIPLIREEAVTVAAAVPTVWLEVDRVIEGSADLGPDVLDSLQDVLIGGSSPPASLIRKFEEVYDAPIGQGYGMTEASPHLANTLMTTEMRELPEEERDRLRMKAGIPAPGVQVRLRDETGESVPHDGETPGEVQARAPWLAGEYYQRPDATKASFTGDGWFRSGDVATIDEYGNIDVVDRLDDVIKSGGEWISSIELENAIVGHDGIEEATVIGVPHEKWQERPVAYVVAADDVTAEGLRDHLLAEFPKWWLPDRFEFIDEVPKTTTGKYNKRRLVERFESEYGSLPVEE
- a CDS encoding Zn-ribbon domain-containing OB-fold protein, whose amino-acid sequence is MTDDTDHTDDEPPRTTVSVPETIEMPRLLDFYDLQDADNTRIHEFYDRLRDGSLSTTACRDCGERHFPPRVVCPECTSDDLEYVSLPHEGTLFAFAAVRGGGPLGMDTPFVTGVVDLDGIDIQLSARIDGVDYDDLAIGDPVTLQVVDIDGPTDQNRVFYRFTPRDDTA
- a CDS encoding thiolase C-terminal domain-containing protein, with amino-acid sequence MTRNAAVVGGGHADWGKREATWKDLAQEAGKATFDDVDGLGPDDVEGLFLGAVQPERFAFQSHVAPLAAELLGVHASKMISRTELACASGQAALRYAWLAIAAGQIDVALVLGVEKMNLGDDHMEETQSGMTNVLDREFDGVNGLNAPSFFSMFAQRHMHEYGTTREQLAKVSAKNKRHAANNPYAQFQQEVDVDDVLDSYPVAPPLCLLDCSGITDGAAGLLLVSEEKARELTDTAAYVTGSGQSCMASNSINNLPSLSAWPQATEAAEQAYEQAGIDDPVEELDVAEIHDCFSISEIIEYEDLGWVEKGEGGQFIEDGRSELDGDIAVNPRGGLLGCGHPLGATGVSQALEVYKQFTGEVDAARQVPDSPETGLIHNLSGSGSVHSVMTLARDPQ
- a CDS encoding 3-hydroxyacyl-CoA dehydrogenase/enoyl-CoA hydratase family protein, yielding MGANDIEDVTVLGAGSMGHGIAELAAIASYDVVLRDINEELVDDGLEQIEWSLGKLEEKGKLDEPADGVRARLSGETDLEAAVADADLVIEAIPENLSLKRETFAEVDDHAPDHALLASNTSGLSITDIGAATDRPEQVVGAHFFNPPVKMDLVEVVHGERTSEATLEAIHAFVDDLDKRAIDVKRDVHGFIVNNVMLPFIEEAAWMLSGDETTIQRADAAMVYQRGYPMGPFELADYTGIDIAYHFREDTDLDSPPAIAEKVDADHLGKKTGRGFYDWEGEGPNYEPGDGDGFDWLRIEARMVNEAAKLVGGGVATPDDIDLGSRLGARFPEGACRLGDQLGLDTVLEKLRTLHEETGSERFAPAEYLVELVEDGHTGVDAGRGFHDYTGDGPYQYINKELTERGVLEIEFDRPERLNAFSETMFGEVKEALDNADTDEVSCVVFSGAGQAFSSGADITGFMASEPTELMDVDETIQAIDKFERPTLARIDGFCLGAGFEIALACDLRLATADSSLGAPEINLGLIPGGGGTQRLTRIVGEGRAKELVFRGEQLSAERAADWGLLNRAVPEAEFDEVVEEFVDDLANGPKTALKVAKRVIDDGQDASLQAGLDSESQAFGLLTTTDDMIEGVTAFRDDREPEFE